The Brumimicrobium sp. genomic interval AATTCTTGGTATGGATGAATTGTCAGAAGAAGATAAATTAGTTGTACACCGAGCTAGACGTGTTCAGCGTTTCTTATCTCAACCATTCCACGTTGCTGAGCAGTTTACAGGATTAAAAGGAGTACTTGTAGATATTCAAGATACTATCAAAGGATTTAATATGATTCTAGATGGCGAATTAGATAAGTATCCAGAGGCTGCGTTTAACTTGAAAGGGGATATCAATGACGTGATTGAAGCTGGAGAGAAAATGATAGCTGAAGCATAAAAATCTAAAACATGAAATTAGAAGTAATAACACCTGAGAAAAAATTGTTTAATGGAGAAGTGGACGCAGTTCAATTTCCCGGAGTGGATGGTTCTTTTCAGGTTTTAAATGGCCACGCTCCTATTATTTCTGCATTAAAGGAAGGTAAAATCAAAGCTCAATTGGCAAATGATGATATCGATTTTGATGATATTACTGGAGTTTTCGAAAGAGATACATCTAATGATAAAGTAATCCACATGCAGATTAAAGGTGGTGTAGTAGAAATGCAAAATGATAAAATCATTGTTCTTGCAGAATAATATATGAAATAATTTATGAAAAAGGGAGTTGTAATTTACAATTCCCTTTTTCTGTTAAACAACGTTAAGGAAATTAAAATTTAATTAGAGTTAGTATTTTCTTTTTAAATTCGTTCCCAATAAGTAAAAATGAGTCTTTTAAATCAAATAAATCTTGAAAAATGCCCAAAGCATATTGCTATCATTATGGATGGTAATGGGAGATGGGCTAAAATGCAAGGTCAATCAAGATTATTTGGACATTTACACGGTGTTGAATCTGTGCGAGAAGTGTTAAAAGCATGTGTAGAATTAGGCGTAAGGTATTTAACATTATATGCTTTTTCTACAGAAAATTGGAATAGACCAAAAGAGGAAGTTGATGGGCTTATGAATTTGATGGTTGAAACTTTAGCAAAAGAAATTCAAGAGCTTGGAGAAAACAACGTACGCGTTCGTAGTATGGGTGAGCAATTAGGACTGCCTCAAGCTTGCCAAAATGAATTAGACAAAGCTTCTCAATCTACTCAATCCAATTCGAAAATAGATTTAATTCTTGCTTTGAATTATAGTTCCAGATGGGAAATTGTTGAAGCAACTAAAAAAATAGCCCAAAAAGTTAAAGCAGGTGAATTAACCATAGATGATATTACCACTGACACTTTTTCACAATCTTTAAATTTAAACGATGTCCCAGATCCAGAATTATTAATCAGAACTTCAGGTGAATTCAGAATTAGTAACTTTATGCTGTGGCAAATTGCTTATTCTGAATTATATTTCTCTGAGAAGTTGTGGCCCGACTTTAAAAAAGAAGATTTATACCAAGCAGTAGTGAATTATCAAAATAGAGAACGTAGATTTGGGAAAATTTCCGAACAACTAAATAGTTAATATGAAATTCTGGAGTATCATCATAGTAGTATTCACGTTTGTTTCCTTTACTTGGGGACAAAAGATTGATTATACTTCACCTAAGGAATATGAACTTGGGCCTATCACTATTAACGGTGCAGATAACTTTGATCACCAAGCAATTAAATTAATCGCTGGTTTAAAACAAGGAAATAAAATTACTATTCCGGGAGAAGATGTTACAAAAGCTATCAAGAAATTATGGGATGAGGGATTGTTTTCGGATGTTCAAATTCGATTAACCCAAGTAGTCGGAAATATAGCCTATTTAGAAATAGACTTAACTCCACGTCCAAAGCTGTCTCGTTTCAAATTCACTAATGTAAAGAAAAAGGATGCAGATAAGATTCGTGAAAAAATAAATCTTTTTGCAGGAAAAAATATCACAGAAGATCTGGTGTATGTGACACAAACCATCATTGAAGATTTTTATAAAGAAAAAGGATTTAACAATGTTCAAGTAGATATTAGACGTATTACAGATACTCTAATGAATAATGCTGAGGTTTTTGATATTGTTGTCGAAAAAGGATACCATGTGAAAATTAAAAAAATCAATTTCTATGGAGCCGAATCTGTAAAGCATGGGAAACTACGTCGTAAGATGAAAGATACCAAGCAACGAGCAATTTGGAGGGTATTTAAAGCCTCAAAATACAATGAGGTAGCTTACGAACGCGATAAGAAAACGATGTTAGATCAGTTTAAAAAGATTGGTTTGCGTGATGCGCGTATCCTGCGTGACTCTGTGTATGATATTAATGCAAAAAACATTATGATTGACCTGTTCATAGATGAAGGAGAAATATATTATTTTGGAAAAATTAATTGGGTAGGTAATGCTAAATATTCTTCTGGATTCTTGGATACAATCTTAGGAATTAAATATGGTGATATTTATAATAAAGAACTGTTAGAAACTCGTTTGTATCAGAGTCAGGATGGTAGAGATATTACCTCCTTATACATGGATAGAGGTCACCTGTTCTTCCAAGTGATTCCTGTAGAAACAAAAGTAGAGAATCATCATATTGACTATGAAATCAGAATCATAGAAGGAAAAGAAGCAAGAATTCGTGATATCCTTATTAAAGGAAATCAAAAAACCAATGATTATGTAATTCGCCGTGAAATACGTACACGCCCAGGTGACTTATTTAATCGAAATGATATTATACGTACGCAACGAGAATTAGCTCAATTGGGATATTTTGACGAACAAGGTTTTCAAATAAACCCAATCCCAAACCCTGCGGATGGAACTGTTGATATTGAATACGTAGTAAAAGAAAAATCTTCTGACCAAATTGAATTGTCTGGTGGATATGGATTAGGTCGTTTAATTGGAACCTTAGGGTTAACCTTTAATAATTTCTCTATCCAAAATATGTTTAACAAATCAGCTTGGCAGCCTCTTCCAACTGGTGATGGTCAAACATTATCTATCCGTGCTCAAACTAATGGTAGATATTATCAATCATATAATTTATCTTTTACTGAGCCATGGTTAGGAGGTAGAAAGCCAAATGCATTAACGGTTTGGTTGACTTATTCTCAATTTGGAAATAATTTTAGTAGAAAAAATCCAAA includes:
- a CDS encoding isoprenyl transferase translates to MSLLNQINLEKCPKHIAIIMDGNGRWAKMQGQSRLFGHLHGVESVREVLKACVELGVRYLTLYAFSTENWNRPKEEVDGLMNLMVETLAKEIQELGENNVRVRSMGEQLGLPQACQNELDKASQSTQSNSKIDLILALNYSSRWEIVEATKKIAQKVKAGELTIDDITTDTFSQSLNLNDVPDPELLIRTSGEFRISNFMLWQIAYSELYFSEKLWPDFKKEDLYQAVVNYQNRERRFGKISEQLNS
- a CDS encoding F0F1 ATP synthase subunit epsilon, translating into MKLEVITPEKKLFNGEVDAVQFPGVDGSFQVLNGHAPIISALKEGKIKAQLANDDIDFDDITGVFERDTSNDKVIHMQIKGGVVEMQNDKIIVLAE
- the bamA gene encoding outer membrane protein assembly factor BamA — its product is MKFWSIIIVVFTFVSFTWGQKIDYTSPKEYELGPITINGADNFDHQAIKLIAGLKQGNKITIPGEDVTKAIKKLWDEGLFSDVQIRLTQVVGNIAYLEIDLTPRPKLSRFKFTNVKKKDADKIREKINLFAGKNITEDLVYVTQTIIEDFYKEKGFNNVQVDIRRITDTLMNNAEVFDIVVEKGYHVKIKKINFYGAESVKHGKLRRKMKDTKQRAIWRVFKASKYNEVAYERDKKTMLDQFKKIGLRDARILRDSVYDINAKNIMIDLFIDEGEIYYFGKINWVGNAKYSSGFLDTILGIKYGDIYNKELLETRLYQSQDGRDITSLYMDRGHLFFQVIPVETKVENHHIDYEIRIIEGKEARIRDILIKGNQKTNDYVIRREIRTRPGDLFNRNDIIRTQRELAQLGYFDEQGFQINPIPNPADGTVDIEYVVKEKSSDQIELSGGYGLGRLIGTLGLTFNNFSIQNMFNKSAWQPLPTGDGQTLSIRAQTNGRYYQSYNLSFTEPWLGGRKPNALTVWLTYSQFGNNFSRKNPNYNGISISGTGVGLQRRKKIPDDYFSAYYEIGYNYYDVIKYDNIFVFNNGYSNDISFKYILARNSVDAPIFPRTGSNIKFTAKATLPYSLFDGVDDYSKLTSQERYKFVEYYKFKLTGEWYFPLTPDKKLILMPKFGFGFMGSYSKAKGLSPFERFYLGGNALSGYAQLDGRELISLRGYDDQVVSSTYGDPIITRYTLELRYPISLNPSATFFALAFVEAGNTYPGFKDFNPFNVKRSAGVGVRIFLPMFGLLGFDYGWGFDPLDQHSRGAGAGADLKRRMGKPTGAFQFIIGANLGDL